CTCTGATCATGTATTCAAAGTCGGATTGAAATAGTGAAGAGGTCGAACTGATGGAAAGAAAAGTAACAAATGAAATAAAAGATGAGCCAGGAGAGCCAATAGAAGTCCGGTCCAAAATGGGTGAAGCGACTGTAAGTGAGCTGGAAGTCAAAGGGATAGAGAGTCTCACGCCTATGGAAAAGAAACACCTGCTTCTGCAACTTGCCCGGGATAGGGTAAAAGATAGCTCTGCAGGCCCATGGGAAATAGTTGACATCTTCAGGGAGGAATGGAGAGCTGTAAAGGATACATTGGCCCAGCCCGTTGAAGTCGATTTAAGGGACACAGGAAGGAATTCACTCTTCAGGGTACTGCTGGATATAACACAATTAGAAAGACAACTCGAAACACAGGAACAGGAATAAGAAAAAATGGAATAGGAATAAGAAAAAATGAAATAGGAATAATAAAGCCTCATTTATGGAGATTTATTGCCTGGGGATCTCGATGAACTAATTGAATTATTAATATCTGGCATGATGATTTATTTTTACTGCACCAAATCTTATTAAGTTTTAAAAATCTCTCGTCTTGAGTAGGGTGTTTCCTAAAAACCTATATTTTTATTTTGCAGCATATCTTTGTTAAAGTTATAACACTGGAATTTTGATAAAAATAGGGAAATTCCTTTCAGATACTGCGTTATTTAGAAAGAAAGGAGGTTTAATTGTGGCCTCCCATTTTATCTGTATAGTGGGGGAGCTTTTTCACCTGCTCCCCTTCTAATGCCTTACTGGCTCTAAAGTAGAGTTATTTTTCTTCAAATTCCTCGCTGACATCTGCAGCATTGGTGCACTCCTTGTCCGGAAGATCTTCCAGACATTCAATTACCTCACTGCTGGCGTCATGCTTTTTAACATTCTCAATAAACTGTTTCTTAATTACGGGATAATCTATATCTTTTAGAGCTTACTGAACTCCAACTGGATTGGTTTGTACTAGACTATCCCCTTTAAAGCTTAATCACCTTTAAGCTCTGTAAAATCTGCACCGCTGGAATTTGTGTTCTTACCTTTCTCCACCAACACGTTTTCCGCTGAATTCCTGAGCTACATCCGCAGCGTTGGTGTATGATCTGTCTGGAAGCTGCTGCAAGTCAGTAATTATCTGTTCGCTTGCACCGTGACTCTGAGCATAACTAACAATCTCGCTCTTGCTTTTAGGAAAATCGATGCCTTTCAGTGCGTGTTCTATGTCAGCCATACTTGTTCTCATAAATTTTCCCCCGTTACTCAAATATAGTTTGTTTAAATTTCTATCAATGTCTGCAGTATTCTTATTATCTTATCCCTTACCTTTCTCCACCAACACGTTTTCCGCTGAATTCCTGAGCTACATCTGCAGCGTTGGTGTATGACCTGTCTGGAAGCTGCTGCAAGTCAGTAATTACCTGTTCGCTTGCACCGTGACTCTGAGCATAACTAACGATCTCGCTCTTGCTTTTAGGAAAATCGATGCCTTTCAGTGCGTGTTCTATGTCAGCCATACTTGTTCTCATAAATTTTCCCCCATATTTCTTGTTTATTTGTTTTCTGATTCTTTATTAATGTCTAAGGCGCTGACGCAGGTCTTATCAGAGAATTTTTGATATTCCCCCCTTATACAATGGTTTTACTTTCCAGAAAATTCTTTACTAACATCAGCAGCGTTGGTATATTCCTTGTCTGGAAGACTTTCAAGAACCTGCATAACCTCATTGCTGGCATTATGCTTTTTAGCATGCTCAATAAGGCCCTGCTTTCTTACAGGATAATTTATATCCTTCAGAGCTTTTTGAACTTCAATTGGACTGGTTTGCATAATTTTCCTCCACGTTTCCTCCACGTTTTGTTTACTTATTTTCTAACTCCTTGTTAACATCTGAGGCGCTGGTGTATACTTTGTCCGGAAGACTCCTGATGTCTTCTAATACACCCTCGCCTGCATTATGCATCTTTGCGTGCTTAACAAGGTCCCTCTTCTCTGCAGGATATTCTGTATCTTTTAAAAACCCTCTGAACAGAATCCAGACTCGTTTGCATAACTTTCCTCATTGTTGCGCAGTTTCGTTTGCCTGCTAACAGGCATTACATGTTTGTTTCCTGTCAGAAGGGCTTTCTGGTGTTTTCATTTGTTCTGGCACATATTTTCTGGTATTCAATAATATCATCGGCAGACTATCCTTTACATGGATAACGCCTGGATATTTATGAACTACCTTAAATTGCTGGTCAGAAAATTCACTGTGCTTTTGGTTTCGGAGGTCTGACACGTTCACTTTCCAGACGTTCGATTTCCTTGGTAACATCATCAGGGGTGTTATACTCAATTTCAGGTATTCCCCTTAGAAGGTCCAGAACATCACTGCTTGCCTGCTTACCTTCGGCAAACTTTACAAGGTCATCTCTGCTTGCAGGATAACCCATTCCTCTGCCGGTCATAAACTCATAAACCTGGCGCGGATTTCTTTTTACAAGTTCACCTCCATGAATTCAGGTAGCTATTACCTTTCCCTATAAGTTGCCCACCCTCCATTGGAGTATTATGTAAGATATAATATAAAAAAGAATTCAACTCAAACGTTTGGTAGAAGATGATTATTTTAGTCTGGAAGCTTTTCGTTTTTTTTTATAATTAAAGAATAAACATACCTGTAAACAAAGGTTTTTGGTTAGCGTCTATTGAAGGGTGTGCCCTTAAAGATAGTTTGGTTTAAAACATGAGAACTAAGGAGAAAAGCTCCATCACAACGGCTAATGTTGCCGGAAAACTACTCCATCAGGAAATAAGTTTATCACATATACAGAAAAACTTTCTTGAAAGCTACTGAGATTCAGAGTTAATAAATTAAAATAAATTTATCTGTATTCTGGCTTCAGTTCTATAATATAAAACTAATGATAAGCCTATCTGAGGGCAGGCGTGTAAAATTTTATTACTAACCAGATATCAGGATTTATTTACATATTATAAAAGATCAGGCAGAGCATTCGCCTGTTAATGAAAAATCTTAAGATGCCTGGCATATAGAAAGTATGTTTTCTCCTTTTAACTGAAAACCTTTAATACATATTCTCTAGATAAAAATCCAGATCACCAACACTAAACTCAGGAAAGAATAGATCAGACGTATTTTTATGATTGCAGAAAATCTTCTAATCCTTATGCTTAGCCTCGTTCTTCTGGTCAAAGGTTCAGACTACTTTGTAAAATCAGCTTCGACCATTGCGGAAAAACTGGGTGTCTCCGAATTTGTTATAGGGCTGACCCTTGTAGCAGTCGGGACATCGATTCCGGAACTTGCTTCGTCGATAGCTGCTGCTCTTCAGCAAGCAAGCGGTATTGTAATAGGAAATGTCGTTGGGTCAAATATCGTAAATATAGGGTTCATTGTCGGGCTGGCAGCAGTTATCTCTCCAATGAAGACCGAAATTGAGATGCTCAGGAGAGATGGTTATATCATGCTTTTTGCAGCTTTACTCTTCTTTGCTTTTGCCCTGAACGGGGAACTCTCGATACTGGAATCAGCCTTTTTCATACTTATCTTTATAGCCTATGTATTTTTCCTGTTTGAGGAAGCCGAGAAATACGAGGGAAAGCTGCATTTCAAGGAGTTCGTAGTATACTTTTTTAAGTTCGAATATATAGTCAGAGCAAGGCAAAAGCTCGGTAGTATCAGAAATGAAAGCACCGGAGCTGAGGATTTCGCGCCCAGAGAAGGTTTCGCAAAAGATATTCTGATTCTGGTAGTCAGTTGTGCAGCAATTATAATCGGGGCAAGGTATTTTGTAGAGAAGTCAATCTTTTTTGCAGAGTTCCTTGGGATTCCCGAAACCATAATAGGTACCACTCTTGTAGCAGTGGGCACTTCCCTCCCTGAGCTTGTGGTGACAGTAACTGCAGCAAGGCAGGATTTCGGAAGTATAGCCCTTGGTAATATTATAGGCTCAAACATCGCAAACGTATTTTTAATTCTTGGACTTTCAGGGTTGATCTATCCTATAGCTGTCGATCAAATAAGTCTATTCTTCACAACTCCGGTTATGATTTTGATAAGCGTGTTACTCCTCGTGTTTATCAGCACTGGCTGGGAAATAAAAAGGTGGGAAGGAGTGGCTTTAATGGCTTTTTATGCAGCTTTTCTTCTGGTGCTGCTCAGCATGGGTTGAGGAAAATAGAGGACTGAAAAATTTCTGGAAAACAGCCAGAGGTAAAAATTTGTGCCTGCTTTACGGAAAATTTCAAGCTTTTCACTATATTCTCTAATCAGGCGTTTTAACCGTTCCAGTTTTCCAGAGTACTCCAAACTAATAAATTCGGTTAGAACCAGCCTGTGAAAAAATTAAAAACCGGTTCAGCCATTGTTACTCTCCTGCCAATCAAAGTAAACTCATCAGTAGCCATATCAAAAACAGCAGGATGATCAATCCAAGAATTATTCTTAAAATCCCTACCACTACCAATTTATATACCCCCTATTTTTATAAATAAATAAAAAATAGATTTCATATAATATAATTCTAGAGCATGCTCTAGGGAATTCCTCAGATGTTTGTTAAATCCACAATAAGCATGGGTAGACCTGAAAACAAAGGAATTAAAAGATTATCATTAAAGAAAACCCACAATAAACATAAGTAGACCTGAAAACAAAGGAATCAAAAGATTATCATTAAAGAAAAACCTGAATATCATTTGCGAGTCAAATTGCCGGATTGTTTGCAAACCTATAACGCTTTCTAGCAGCATCCCACCTGCAGCCCCGACAAAAGCCTGAATAGGGGTCACAAAAAACAAAGACGCCAGAAAGGCTGATATTATACCTGAGACTGTTCCTTCTACGGTTTTTTCCCTCGAATATGGCAGTTTATGCTTGCCTGCCAGTACACCTGCAGCAGTTGCTACCGAATCCCCGAAAGCAACTATCGCAATGGAAGCATACACTATTTCCTCAGGGAATAATATAAAGGAGAGGATTATGCCGCAAAGAAGCAGAATAGTCCCTTTAAGCGGTATAGTCTGCTTCGAAGCCCTTCCCCACTTGCACAGGGAAGTAGATAATGAAAGAGGGAGCTTATCGAGGAGAATGGCTACTGAGATAGCTATATGAGAAGCAAGCAGAAACAGCAGGAGAGCCAGAGCCATATCTCCGGCTGCCCGAATTAAAAGAATTAAAATTACACCCGTCGACAAGTGTATTAACTGGCGCTCAACCTCGCCTTTAAGAACGGCTCTTTTATCGAGGTAATCGCACTTTAAATTCTGGGTGTATTCATTTGCCATGGAATCACTTTTCATTGACCTGATACTGGTATGGTACCGATCGGCCAACCCCAGTTAAAAATCGAAAGATAAAGAACTGAAACACAGCTTTATACTCTGGAATTTTGCTCAACAAACAAACATATTCTGAAATATATAAATATATACGGAATAAATTTATATTTTTGTATCATGCAAAATCCGGTTACTCGCCTCAACTATCAGGGAAGAAATACTGAGGCTCTATGCTAAAACATATTTTCTCCAGGGTTTAAACTGGAAAACCTTTAAGGTATCTGTGTACCCAAGATCTATATTCTTCAACGTCCAGTAATGTTGGGGAATACAAATGCCAACAATAGTCCACTTTGACATTCCGGCAGACGATCTTGAGCGAGCAAAGAGTTTTTATTCAAAACTGTTTGGCTGGAAATTTGAAAAGCCCATAGAAACAATGGAATATCACCTGATTGACACAGAAGACCTTGAAGGAAAAAAAGGGCCAGGTGGAGGCCTTGGAAAAAGGGGAACTGCAGAACAGAAAATTACGAATTTTATAGGTGTCCCCTCAGTGGATGAGTACCTTGCGAAAATTGAAAAACTCGGAGGTAAGGTGCTCATGGCAAAAACCGCCGTGCCAGGCATGGGATATCTTGCAATCTGCATGGATACTGAAAATAACCCCTTCGGGATCTGGGAAGAGAATGAGGAAGCTAGGTAATTTTAACCTGACCTCCTCCTTTTTAAGAAGAGATTCGTCTTTTATAACTATTCAACCATAACTATTCAACCGGGCAAACAATATCAATGTCTATATTAAGTCTGGATATATAAGTCCGGATGAGCAGATTTTAATTAACTGATTTCCCTTAACTGCTTTTCTTAACTTAATTTTGCTTCCTCCGCCAGTCAATAATCAGACTGGTAAGCCGATAAAATCGGCATTATTCAACCAATTTTAGATAACGACATCGGAGAACCATGTGCCTGAAAAACTGGAAACCGAGCTTCAAAATATATATTTTATAACAGTTATATACAATTATAGTTTTATACTATTGCATTAAATTAATATTTATCTTATACAAGTGAACAATCGGGGACATGGGTAAATTCACTGAATCGCTGTAGGGGGTCAATATTAAAAATATTGTTAGTCAGGGACGTGGCATTAAATAATCTCACAAATTGCTTCAGGTAATTTTGTAATTGCTGATAGTAACTTGAGTGTGGTTATTTGAGTGTGGTTATTGGCTGAGATGTCAGACTCTGGCAACCCAGTACTAAAGACCTCTGTGCTCTGTTAGCTGCTGCTTTTTACAGGAGAAAAACGCGATCAGTGAAATTCGCGCAAAAGCATGAAGAGTTAGAGGCTGATCTTCTTGCATTGCTGAAGCGTATTGGTTAACAGTGTTACTCAAATAAGATGAACATCAAGCTCGCCAGCTAGGAAACAATAGAATCCAACAGTCAATAGCTTAGAGACATTTTACTCGAGAGTTTAACGCCAAAAATACGAGAAGTTTGTGGGTTGATCTGATTTGACAGCGTGAGCCTGAGAAAAGTTAAGTTATCAAAAAGGCGCTGCATCAGACTGACCCAGCTTTTCTTCCTACGATGTGAACCAGTAACGGACAGATCGCGCAGATTCCAGCCTGCTCATGCTCTCTATTACTTGAAAGACGGAAAAAACCTTCGCAATGTCACGAGAAAAACCTAAAGAGGTAATGATATGAAGAATCAAGCACCGTTCCTGAACATCAGTAGTTTCGCTGTGGAGGAGGTAACTCAAGAAATTTTTGAGACTTCAACCCCTCCCAGCACCCCATTTTTATCTCTTTACGAATCTGAAGAAACCGGTGGCGTGATTGATCCGGAGACTGAAGAATACGTTCAATTTCTCAATGAACTTTACGACGAGGAATTCGATGAAGCTCTATACGGCCTGGTAAGCGAAGCTGCTTCCCTTTATGAAGTCCGCTTTACACATGAAAACGGAGATTCTAGAATTATCGGCTACGAAGCTGAAAGATTCCTCAACCAGCACTTTGCCCCGCTCATTACAGAATCCGAAGCTATGCTTGGGAGCCTGGAAACAGAACTTTCCCAGCGAGATATTAAAAGCCTTTCAGAATATGAAATTGGAGAAATCGTTGATAGGTATAAGCCTTCGATTGAACTCACTCCCAACTTTGAAAATTTTCTGGGAAGACTTAAAAAGGCAGTCAAGAAAGTAGCCGGCAAGGCTGTAGACCTTGCAAAAAAGGGGATCAGCGCTGCAGCCAAGCTTGGCATTGGGCCAATACTCAACAAGCTCAAGGCGCTTATCAAACCACTACTTAAGCGAGTTGTTCAGACCGCAATTGGAAAATTACCCGTTCAACTCCAACCCATGGCTAAGAAATTGGCTGAGCGCCTTCCTTTTTTGAAGGAATTTGAAGAAGGTAATTATCCTGTACCAGAGGACACCGAGCTTTCAGAGATCTCACTGATTCAATATGAATTCGACCAGCATGTTGCAAATGTACTTTTCGCCCACACTGAAGTTGAGCAGGATCTGGAAGTTTCCCAGGTACTGACTGAGCAGCAGATTCCTGATGTTTATCCCCTGGCTGAGCTGGACAATGCCAGGAACGATTTTGTTGAGAAACTGCAACACCTGAAGGAAGGAGAAGATCCCACTCCATACGTTGAAAATTTTATCCCTGCCATTCTTCCGGCTCTAAAGGTTGGAATCAGACTCATTGGGCGTAAAAAAGTCGTGGATTTTCTGGCTAAATTTCTGGGCAAGCTCATACAGAAATTCGTCGGCCCGCAGCATACCCCTGCACTCTCACAGGCTATTGTAGATGCCGGTTTGCGCCTCATCCATCTGGAAGCAACATATGAAGACGAGTCGCGTGCTGCTTCTTCGGCTGTGGCTGCTACCATTGAGGAAACTGTGCGCCGTGTGGCTGAACTCCCGGACTATATTCTTAATGACCAGGAACTTCTCGAAGGCTTTGTGCTGGAAGCCTTTGAACAGGCTGCAGCTACAAATCTCCCACAGGTTCTTCCTGAGGAAATTTATCAAAAGCGCCCTGACCTTGGAGAAGCAAGGAAACTCCGCAGCACCTGGATCACAATGCCTTCTGGGAGAAGGAAACGGTATAAAAAGTTCAGCCGCAAAATTCCGACCAGGCTTTCACCACATAAAGTTTCGGCTATCAAGACCTTTGAGGGTATCTCTCTGGAGGAGTTCCTGGAAGAAAAACTTGGAGTTGCGCCCGGTGAAGAAGTCGAGGCAATTGTTCATCTTTATGAGAGCATTCCAGGCACACGCCTGACAGATATCTCCCGACTGGAAGAAAACAGTACTGGATTGAATACTCAGGATGCTTATGAGCAACTCCATCCACTAACAGCGGATGCAGCAGGACTTCTGCTAGGGGAACCAGAGTTGGGTAGGGATGTAGACCCCAGGTATCTCATTGACCCTTACTCTACCACAGTTGGGCAGCGGTTTTACTATCTTGAAATTCCCGGGAAGCGTCCTCTCATGACACCAGTGGCGCCAGGGCAGGCTAAAATGCGCCGTGCAACAAGCGTAAGGGTTATTCTCGACTTTCCCAGAAACGAAATAGAGGTTCGCCTCTTCCTGAGTGAGATCCGCGCTCAAGAAATTGCCGTGAAACTTCGACAGCATACACACATTGGCACAGTTACAGCCCGCTTGCAGAAACCTATTAAACGTGGGCTACGCCGCGCACTCTCAGGCTCGCCTGGGCGGCTGAAAATAATTCACGAAGCCGTAACACCGGATCAATGGTCAAGTGCCTTCCAGCGGTTGCCTTCTTTGGTTCCAATGATTCTCCTGGGCAAGCTGAATGAGTGGGTTCTTAAAGGGATTTCAGACCATCTGAAGCAACATTCAGAGGCGTTCATCCAGGCTGCCTCAGACACTGCTGATGGCGTGACGCTTGTAGTTACCGTTGAAAATCCGCCAGGGTTTCCACAGCTTCGTCAGGCTCTAAAAGGAGAAAGCCTCTCACTCCCCAGCCTGAAAATGTCAGATGGCACACCAACTGTGAAAATAAGAGTTACTCCGGGGTACTCGCATGAGTGATCCAAATACTGCGGTCAGGACTCAGCTCACCCGTCAGGTAGCTCACTGGACTGCCGCTGCAATGCGGCTTCAAGATCTGGACGATCTGGCATCGCCTTCTGCGTGGAATAGCCTCGAGCGCTATCTCGGTTTGTCAATTCGGCAGCATCTAACCATGGTAGTAGAGAAGTTAAAACGCGAAGCCATCTTGTTGCAAACTTCCCTTGACTCAGCCTTCTCTATAGCCGATCTATCGACCGTAAGGCGTCAATTACTGACCTTTCGCAGGCGGTACCTGCGCGTTGAGGCGACACTGGACTTTTATGCTGATGCAATTAGCACCCGCACAAGTACGAAAATGGCAGGTCTTCTGAGAGCCTGTGATACCCTTGCGCACCGGAGTATGGCTCAAATTCTTGATCAGCTTGGAAAGCCGACCCCGATAGCACTCACCTATATTGATAAAGGCTTGGGAGCCTCGATTCTGAAAGCCGGTCTGCGCCTCTGGGACGAGACTAGTTTAAACCCGGTTGCAGCCATCAAAATAACCCGACATAACCTGCACCGTCCGACTGCTCTGATTCATGAAGCTGGTCATCAAGTAGCACATATTGTAGGCTGGAGTGAAGAACTTTCTAAGGCTCTTACAGCGGGCCTTACAGATACACCAGCAGGAGTTGCAGAGGCATGGGGGAGCTGGGCGTCGGAAATTGCTGCGGATGCTTTCTCTTTTGTACACACCGGCTATGCAAGTGTGGCTTCTTTATACGACGTGGTGGACGGTGGAGAGTCAGTAGTTTTTCGGCACCCTCCAGGCGACCCACATCCCGTAGGCTACCTTCGAGTGCTACTTGGTGTGGAGATGTGCCGGCAGTTCTATGGAGCAGGTCCCTGGGATGATCTTGCCCTTGCCTGGACTCAACAATATCCTCTGCAGAGAGCATCAGGTACATCCGGGCAGTTACTCAGGGAATCTGTGCCTCTTCTCCCGAGTATTGTCAATATCACGCTGCGCAAGCCCATGCGGTCTTTCGGTGGACGTCCGCTTGTTGCCCTGATCAATCCCGAGCGTGTCAAACCGGAGACGCTTCTGGCACTGGAGCAACAGCTTGGTGCTGCGCTGTATACCTCAATGCACTGGATCTGGACTGAGGCACTGCGCCTCTTAGCTCTTACGGGCTTGCGGAAAGCGACATCGGTTGACCGTACAACTGAGACAATAAAGTTACAGGAACAATGGATGCTAAGACTTGGCGGCGCTTTGCAGGCCGCTTAACGGTTTATAATAAATTGAGGAGACCAAACTATGACAGAAAGTACTACAGAAATCGCCCAAAAAGAATTCAGCGTGATTCGGGATTTATTGCTTGTGCCATTAAAGCCGGATTTGAGGAATGAAGAACTTCCCAGCCACAGAAAGTGGAGAAGTGGATGTATTCCTGTAGGGCTTCCAGATTTAGTGCCTGTTAAGCCGCCTTCTGATAGAGAAGGCTTGGAGGGTTTCTGTAATCTGAGAGAGGGGGAGGAAGGAGAAAAGCTGCTGGTGGTTACTGTCGAGAACAGAGGC
This region of Methanosarcina flavescens genomic DNA includes:
- a CDS encoding diacylglycerol/polyprenol kinase family protein; amino-acid sequence: MANEYTQNLKCDYLDKRAVLKGEVERQLIHLSTGVILILLIRAAGDMALALLLFLLASHIAISVAILLDKLPLSLSTSLCKWGRASKQTIPLKGTILLLCGIILSFILFPEEIVYASIAIVAFGDSVATAAGVLAGKHKLPYSREKTVEGTVSGIISAFLASLFFVTPIQAFVGAAGGMLLESVIGLQTIRQFDSQMIFRFFFNDNLLIPLFSGLLMFIVGFL
- a CDS encoding calcium/sodium antiporter — its product is MIAENLLILMLSLVLLVKGSDYFVKSASTIAEKLGVSEFVIGLTLVAVGTSIPELASSIAAALQQASGIVIGNVVGSNIVNIGFIVGLAAVISPMKTEIEMLRRDGYIMLFAALLFFAFALNGELSILESAFFILIFIAYVFFLFEEAEKYEGKLHFKEFVVYFFKFEYIVRARQKLGSIRNESTGAEDFAPREGFAKDILILVVSCAAIIIGARYFVEKSIFFAEFLGIPETIIGTTLVAVGTSLPELVVTVTAARQDFGSIALGNIIGSNIANVFLILGLSGLIYPIAVDQISLFFTTPVMILISVLLLVFISTGWEIKRWEGVALMAFYAAFLLVLLSMG
- a CDS encoding DUF2795 domain-containing protein; the encoded protein is MDYPVIKKQFIENVKKHDASSEVIECLEDLPDKECTNAADVSEEFEEK
- a CDS encoding CARDB domain-containing protein is translated as MTESTTEIAQKEFSVIRDLLLVPLKPDLRNEELPSHRKWRSGCIPVGLPDLVPVKPPSDREGLEGFCNLREGEEGEKLLVVTVENRGNATAPQSTTRVTFVDLSNFNISETSDKITSEIPAGKSIELEFDMQRCSSSNCLFIITVNAKFEINESDLTNNVAIGLCRSSPL
- a CDS encoding DUF2795 domain-containing protein; the encoded protein is MTGRGMGYPASRDDLVKFAEGKQASSDVLDLLRGIPEIEYNTPDDVTKEIERLESERVRPPKPKAQ
- a CDS encoding DUF2795 domain-containing protein → MRTSMADIEHALKGIDFPKSKSEIVSYAQSHGASEQIITDLQQLPDRSYTNAADVAQEFSGKRVGGER
- a CDS encoding DUF2795 domain-containing protein; the protein is MLFRGFLKDTEYPAEKRDLVKHAKMHNAGEGVLEDIRSLPDKVYTSASDVNKELENK
- a CDS encoding DUF2795 domain-containing protein, whose product is MRTSMADIEHALKGIDFPKSKSEIVSYAQSHGASEQVITDLQQLPDRSYTNAADVAQEFSGKRVGGER
- a CDS encoding DUF2795 domain-containing protein — encoded protein: MQTSPIEVQKALKDINYPVRKQGLIEHAKKHNASNEVMQVLESLPDKEYTNAADVSKEFSGK
- a CDS encoding VOC family protein, which codes for MPTIVHFDIPADDLERAKSFYSKLFGWKFEKPIETMEYHLIDTEDLEGKKGPGGGLGKRGTAEQKITNFIGVPSVDEYLAKIEKLGGKVLMAKTAVPGMGYLAICMDTENNPFGIWEENEEAR